The following coding sequences lie in one Enterococcus sp. 9E7_DIV0242 genomic window:
- the rplN gene encoding 50S ribosomal protein L14 yields the protein MIQQESRLRVADNSGAREILTIKVLGGSGRKTANIGDVIVATVKQATPGGVVKKGEVVKAVIVRTKSGARRPDGSYIKFDENAAVIIRDDKSPRGTRIFGPVARELRENNFMKIVSLAPEVL from the coding sequence GTGATCCAACAAGAAAGCCGATTAAGAGTTGCAGACAACTCAGGTGCACGTGAAATTTTGACGATCAAAGTCCTTGGTGGTTCTGGTCGTAAAACTGCTAATATTGGTGACGTTATTGTTGCTACGGTTAAACAAGCAACGCCAGGTGGGGTTGTCAAAAAAGGTGAAGTAGTTAAAGCCGTTATCGTTCGTACAAAATCAGGCGCTCGTCGTCCTGACGGTTCATATATCAAATTTGACGAAAATGCTGCGGTAATCATCCGTGATGATAAAAGCCCGCGCGGTACACGTATCTTCGGACCTGTTGCACGTGAATTACGTGAAAACAACTTTATGAAGATCGTTTCTCTTGCACCAGAAGTATTATAA
- the rplX gene encoding 50S ribosomal protein L24, with translation MFVKAGDKVKVITGKDKNKEGVVLAAFPKKDKVIVEGVNMMKKHQKPNQAAPQGGILEIEAPIHVSNVMVIDPSNGEATKIGFKEVDGKKVRVSKKTGEVISTPVKPEAEKK, from the coding sequence ATGTTTGTTAAAGCAGGCGATAAGGTAAAAGTTATTACCGGAAAAGACAAAAATAAAGAAGGCGTTGTATTAGCAGCGTTTCCTAAAAAAGATAAAGTTATCGTTGAAGGTGTTAACATGATGAAAAAACACCAAAAACCTAATCAAGCAGCGCCACAAGGAGGAATCCTTGAGATAGAAGCACCAATTCACGTTTCTAACGTAATGGTGATTGATCCATCAAATGGTGAAGCTACTAAAATTGGTTTTAAAGAAGTAGACGGTAAAAAAGTACGTGTTTCTAAAAAAACAGGCGAAGTAATTTCAACTCCTGTTAAACCGGAAGCAGAAAAAAAATAA
- the rpmC gene encoding 50S ribosomal protein L29 — translation MKVKDIRELTTAEMLDQEKQFKEELFNLRFQLATGQLENTARIKEVRQSIARIKTVLREQAN, via the coding sequence ATGAAGGTTAAAGATATCAGAGAATTAACCACTGCCGAAATGCTTGATCAAGAAAAACAATTTAAAGAAGAATTGTTTAATCTGAGATTCCAATTAGCAACAGGTCAATTAGAAAACACTGCACGTATTAAAGAAGTACGTCAATCGATTGCACGCATCAAAACAGTATTGCGTGAACAAGCTAACTAA
- the rpsQ gene encoding 30S ribosomal protein S17 produces MTEERNQRKVYQGRVVSDKMDKTITVVVETKKNHPIYGKRMKYSKKYKAHDENNVAKVGDIVRIMETRPLSATKRFRLLEVVEEAVVI; encoded by the coding sequence ATGACTGAAGAAAGAAATCAACGCAAGGTTTACCAAGGTCGTGTGGTTTCAGACAAAATGGATAAAACTATCACTGTTGTCGTTGAAACAAAGAAAAATCACCCTATCTATGGTAAACGTATGAAATATTCTAAAAAGTATAAAGCTCATGATGAAAACAACGTAGCAAAAGTTGGAGACATCGTAAGAATCATGGAAACTCGTCCATTATCAGCTACAAAACGTTTCCGTTTACTAGAGGTAGTCGAAGAAGCAGTTGTTATCTAA
- a CDS encoding type Z 30S ribosomal protein S14, producing MAKKSMIAKNKRPAKHSTQAYTRCERCGRPHSVYRKFHLCRICFRELAYKGQIPGVKKASW from the coding sequence GTGGCTAAAAAATCAATGATTGCTAAAAACAAACGCCCAGCTAAACATTCAACACAGGCTTATACTCGTTGCGAACGTTGCGGACGTCCACATTCAGTTTATCGTAAATTTCATCTTTGCCGTATTTGCTTCCGCGAACTTGCCTATAAAGGTCAAATTCCCGGCGTGAAGAAAGCTAGCTGGTAA
- the rplE gene encoding 50S ribosomal protein L5 codes for MNRLKEKYVKEVTPSLMEKFNYSSVMQTPKVDKIVINMGVGDAVSNAKNLDKAVEELALISGQKPIITKAKKSIAGFRLREGMPIGAKVTLRGERMYEFLDKLVSVSLPRVRDFHGISKKAFDGRGNYTLGIKEQLIFPEVDYDLVDKVRGMDIVIVTTANTDEESRELLGQLGMPFQK; via the coding sequence ATGAACCGCCTGAAAGAAAAATATGTTAAAGAAGTAACGCCATCATTGATGGAAAAATTTAATTATAGTTCAGTCATGCAAACACCAAAAGTTGATAAGATCGTTATCAACATGGGTGTCGGTGACGCAGTATCTAACGCTAAAAACTTAGATAAAGCTGTGGAAGAATTGGCATTGATTTCTGGTCAAAAACCAATCATCACAAAAGCTAAAAAATCAATCGCTGGATTCCGTCTGCGTGAAGGAATGCCGATCGGTGCGAAAGTAACTTTACGTGGAGAAAGAATGTATGAATTCTTAGATAAACTAGTTTCAGTTTCTCTACCTCGTGTACGTGACTTCCACGGTATCAGCAAAAAAGCCTTTGACGGTCGCGGTAACTATACTTTAGGTATTAAAGAACAATTAATCTTCCCAGAAGTTGATTATGATTTGGTAGATAAAGTACGTGGTATGGACATCGTCATTGTTACAACAGCAAACACTGATGAAGAATCTCGTGAGTTGTTAGGACAATTAGGCATGCCGTTCCAAAAATAA